Below is a genomic region from Henckelia pumila isolate YLH828 chromosome 3, ASM3356847v2, whole genome shotgun sequence.
ttggagtttgtcaagcccggtgttaacagcatttgatcgtcaagagattggacaaagaacggtaaagagatttaccttgaaccgtatttgttgttagattgtatagtctttgatacaatattttgttgtagcttatccagagttggaactgctgcattgaaaggtaaaagcagtcatcgtagcgggataacatactcgggacagttggttctcgagttttccttaaaatcacatattgcattaatacttgttctagcatatggaactcgtattttgttgattaattgAGTTTGGTTATatggcttatgtgttatgttttgttatgcattcatcttgatccaactttgatttcagcgggcagaacaaccctttttgtttagacgttttgggggctatgttccgagtggcctaggttgtagaagttcacctagtgtcagcatactcctcatagtcgcaccgaagtctaggggattgggatacgtgacaccacctcgattgggagagtcggtgagtcgttacgtggtttcatcctcgggatcccaaaaagcacagcagcaatcccttgtttatcagaattgatatcccgatttaaagacatgcatttcattacgatgatATTGGTTACATTgttaccttgaaagcatgtttgttgttgtattacttattatgttgcttttactgggattatcattctcatcagtttatccggttgttgctttgttttgtatgtgtacttggcaacaggtggggcaggatcgagtcagcgaaaACCTGGTTAAcagcaagagggagagttagtagtggtactcgttttagaagtcgaatcaacatgtttatctagtttaagattgaagcatgttagaactcaaacttgttatgtttgttattcgaatttgttgtattcggattgtaatctagaatCGAAGCATGTGGTGTTGcatcgatttagattcttgtTTCTCTTAGGCTTGATGAAAGCATGTTTGATTTTGTGTATTCTCTATACCCTGTGTTAATGGTTGTATTCGAATGCATGTCGGAAGCAAGCGCAGAATCTTTGTTTTTCAGCCTGAGCTTTTAAACTTGGGTTCTGGGttgatttattattgtttaatccaagattagttgtttagaaccgaggtcttaCATTATCTGCACGCGTATGTGATCCACCATACCAACAATAGGCAGATGAAGAGCTGACCTAACCCAACTATTCCAACACTCggcaatattattatttataacacCCCATCTGTTACCAACAAACAACGCATTCGCCCAACTCTGTGGATCAGAATTTAGAATAAACCCTCTAGCAAGTGGCATTGACTCGAATATACTGTTTATATGTTGTTCAGATTCTTGAAAGGACGGAGCATACGCAACTTTCTTGAATACCGAAGACCAATGTTTTTTGTTATGTTTGGGATAACTTCTCAACACCTAAAATGAAGAAAAACAATTTACATTCagcttaaaataataaaatagtatGAAAATTTTACAGTACAATTGGTCAAGGATACGTGATTTAGAATTTACCTGTTTCACAAAATTATCCACTAAATGTCTCAAACAATAAGCATGGCCACTCCCAGGAAATAGTAGATTTACTGCCTTGATAATACTAGGATGTCTGTCTGAAAAAAATGTGAACTCGTCGAATGGAATGCATTGATGGGAAAGGAGCACACTTCTCAAATGATAACAAAACCAATCATAGTTCACATCATTCTCAGCATCTACTACGACATAGGCAATTGTGAAAAGATCATCGTTTGCATCTTTTGACACAGCAACTAAGATACATCCTTTATACTTATTCTTTATATGAGTACCATCCAAAAAAATCAATGGCCTACAACCACTAACAA
It encodes:
- the LOC140890216 gene encoding uncharacterized protein; the encoded protein is MVRVDEKDTQSRSDNEVEKAPCSNTIDAWVNCIRGVGQTFEGAAEFRKCLKNYSVATRRSFVYVKNDSKKVIVICTEKSCEWRIYASKHKSDNIFGIRKCMLKHSCGENNLRSRGHPRADAYWIENVVKEKLRGEPSYRPCTMQQDLQREFGVELEIAKFGRNKYKGCILVAVSKDANDDLFTIAYVVVDAENDVNYDWFCYHLRSVLLSHQCIPFDEFTFFSDRHPSIIKAVNLLFPGSGHAYCLRHLVDNFVKQVLRSYPKHNKKHWSSVFKKVAYAPSFQESEQHINSIFESMPLARGFILNSDPQSWANALFVGNRWGVINNNIAECWNSWVRSALHLPIVGMVDHIRVQIM